From the Acidimicrobiales bacterium genome, the window GACCGGATGGGGCTCATGCTGCACGCCATGGCCGACCAACGGGACCTCCTGCCCGCCGATCAGTCGATCGACGTGAAGTTCCACGAGTTCATGGCCGACGACATCGGGATGGTCCGCCGCATCTACGAACTCGCCGAACACCCCTGGGACGCAACGACGGAAGCGGGGATGCACGCCTACATGGCGGATCACCCTCGCGGCGTCCATGGGAGCGTGACGTACCACATCGAGGAGGACTTCGGCGTCGACCCGGCCTCGCTCGCCGACGAGTTGCGCTTCTATGTGGATCGCTTCGACGTCGCAGTCGAGGGGCCGAAGTGAGCAGCACCGAAGCCTCCAAGGCCGCGCTGGCCCGCTGGTACGACGACATGTGGTTCCAGAAGAACTTCGATCTGGTGCCGGAGTGTGTCGGGCCGATCTACACGCGTCACGAAGCCGGTGGCACGCGGACCATCACCGCCGAGGAGTACCGCGACTTCCTCAACGTGGCGATGGTCGACGCCGAGATCGCCGACGGGCGCTACCGCCTGATCGCCGAAGACGACCATGTGGTGGCGATCGGATCGTGGACGTTCAACGGCCAGCAGTGGGACTGGGTCCAGGCGTTCCGGGTCGAGAACGACAAGCTCGTCGAGACGTGGCTCAGCGGCATCGGTTTCGACACCCTGTGGAGCCCCGAGGCCATCCGCCCCCCACGGGCCGATTGACCCCAACCCCGTCAAATCAAGGCGAGTTCGCCCGGGTTTCTCGGGTCGAATCACCTTAATTTGGTTGGGGGTGGGCTCCGGTGGCCGGGGTGGACGGTCAGGCGTCTCGCTGGTCGATCAGGGACTGGAGCGGGGCGAGGTCGAAGGGCGACGACATCATCACGATGACGTGATCCGCGCCGGCGTCGACGTAGCGGCCGATGTCGTGCACGTCGTCGCCCTGGACGGCGACCGTGCGTTCGATCTCGGACGGGTCGCGCCCGACCTTGGCACACCAATCGTCGAGCACACCGTTGAGCCGCTCCAGGTTCTCGGGCGGCCCGAAGGTGTTCCAGGCCTGGGCGTGCTCGGCGACGAGTCGCAGAGTGACCTTCTCGCCGGATCCGCCGATCAGGATCGGCAGCGACCCGACGGGCGGCGGATTGAGCTTGCCGAGCCGGTCCTTCATGCGACCGAGATCCGTCTCGAGCTGGCGCAGGCGCGAGCCCACCGTGCCGAACTCATAGCCGTATTCCGTGTAGTCGCGTTCGAACCATCCGGCGCCGACGGCCAGGTACATCCGTCCCTCGCTCACATGGTCGAGCGTGCGGGCCATGTCGGCCAGGAGTTCGGGATTGCGGTAGCTGTTGCCCGTGACGAGCGTGCCGAGCATCGCGTTGGAGGTGTCGGCGGCCATCGTGGACAGCAGCGTCCACGCCTCGAAGTGTGTGGCGTCGGGGTCGCCGAAGAGCGGGTAGAAGTGGTCCCAGATCCAGATGGAGTCGGCGCCCATCCGGTCGGCTGCCTGCCACGCCGTGCGCATCTCGGCGACCGACGTGCCCTGGGGTTGGATCTGGATTCCGACCTTGACCATCAGACGCCCCTCAGATCGAGATCGGGAACGCCGGCGGCTCGGCCATGTCGACGATCGGATCGACCGGGCCGTTGAACATCGGGAATCGCCGCTCGGCCGCCTCGCGCTGACGGGTCGTCGAGTGGACGGGGTCCTTGTCGAACTCGGGGATCACGTACTTGCCGAAGACCTCGATCATCTCGATGGTCTGCTCATGGGTGTAGCCCTCGTCGGGCGTGCCGAACGCGACCTGGTCACAACCGACCTTCTCGTAGGCCTGCACCTGCTCGCAGACCTCCTCGGGGTTGCCGCAGAGCATGTAGCCCTCGCGGATCGCGTAGTCGAGGGTGTCGTCGTCGAGCTCGAACTTGTTGGTGGGGTGCGGCCAGACGATGGCGTCGGGGCTCTGGGGCATCGAGTCGTGGTAGAGGTTCACCATGGTGACGCGATAGCCGCGCAGGTTGCGCTTCGCCATGGCCCGGGCCTCTTCGCGGTCCTCGAGGCAGATGACCGCGTTGGTCATCATGACGTTGTTGTTCTGGAACTGCCCGATCTGGTCGGTGACGTTCTCGGCCGCTTCCTTGTAGGCCTCGACACGGCCCTTGAGATTGTGGATCGGCTCGAAGTTGAACGCGATCGCCCCGATGCCGTGGCCGCCGGCCTTCGCGAAGGTGGCGGGGTTGCCGCAGGCGACCCACATCGGGGGGTGGCCCTTGCCGTAGGGCTTCGGGAGGATGTTGTGGGGCTTCGGCACCGAGAAGTGCTCGCCCTCGTAGGAGTAGTCCTTCTGTTCCCACATGCGGGGGATCTCGTGGGCGACCTCGTCCCACATCGACTTGGTGACGGAGAGCTCCGTGCCGCCGAAGGTGGCGACCTCGTGGCTGCCGGCGCCGCGGCCGGTGCCGAACTCGAAGCGGCCCTCCGACAGGTGATCCATCATCGCGGCGCGCTCGGCGATCCGGACCGGGTGTTCCTTCGTTGTCGGGAACGAGGTGATGGCCGAGCCGACATGGATGCGTTCGGTCTTCGCGGCGACGTAGCCCATGAACGGGTAGGGCGCCGACATGTGGCTGTACTCGGTCAGGGCGTGGTGCTCGCCGAACCAGGTGTACTTCCAGTTGAACTTGTCGGCGTGGATCGCGTACTCCGCCTCACGCATGAGCATGAGGTGCTCGGATTCGGGATCGTGCGCTGCCGGGCCCGGCAGGTAGCCGTTGAAGAAGAGGCCGAACTCCATGGGTGCTCCTGTAGGTGAAGAAAAGTAGAACGCGTTCCGGTTTTACCGTACCGCAGAAGTCAGGTGCCGGTGAACTTCGGGGTGCGCTTCTCGGCAAAGGCTTTCGGGCCTTCCTTGGCGTCGTTGCTGGCGAAGACGGCCTGGCCGTATTCCCATTCGTGACGCAGCGCATCGTCGAGTTCCATGCCGTCGCACTCGTGGAGTGTGCGGGTGATGGCTGCGGTCGCGAGCGGGCCGTTCTCGGCGACCACGTTGGCCAGTTCCATCGCCTTTTCGAGCGCGGATCCGTCGGGGACGACATGGCCGATCAGACCGATGTCCTTCGCCTCGGGGGCGAGCAGGTGCTTGCCGGTCAGCAGGATCTCGGCGGCCTGGGTGTAGGGGATCTGGCGGGGGAGGCGCACGGCCGAACCTCCCATCGGATAGAGCGACCAGCGAGCTTCGCTCACGCCGAACCGGGCGCTCTCGCCGGCGACGCGGATCTCCATCGCCTGGAGCAGTTCGGTGCCGCCGGCGATGGCGACTCCCTCGACTGCGGCGACGATCGGCTTCGTCGGGCGGTAGTGGCGGAACAGCGCTTTGTAGACGATGTCGGGGTCCTCCGCCATGCGCGCTGCGGTGTCCATCGGGTCACCGTCCTTGGCATCGCCCGCCATCGCCCGCAGGTCGGCGCCGGCGCAGAAGTTGCCGCCGGCGCCGGTCACGACGATGCAGCGGATGTCGGGGTCGTTCGACGCCTCCTCGTACGCGTCGTACATGCGGATCAGCATGGCGCCCGACAGCGCGTTGAAACGCTCGGGTCGGTTCATGGTCAGGATCAGGATGTGTCCGTCGCGCTCGACGAGAAGATCGTGGGTTTCAGCCATGGCCGAAAACCTACGCCCGCACCCTCCTCACCCCGAAATCAGGGCGGGTCGACCACCGTTTCGGGGGTCAACCCGCCTTAATTTGCGGGTGGGGTGGCGAGGTCCTCGATGGGGGGGCAGCTGCAGACGAGGTGGCGGTCGCCCTGGACGCCGTCGATACGACTGACGGGCGGCCAGTACTTGTTCTCGCGGGCGAAGTCGTCGGGGTAGACGGCCTGTTCGCGGGTGTAGGGATGGGGCCACTCGTCGGCGGTCGCTTCCGCTGCGGGATGGGGAGCGTTGACGAGTGGGTTGTCGTCGGCGGGCCAGTGGCCGGCCTCGACCTGCTTGGCCTCGGCATGGATCGCGATCATGGCGTCGCAGAACCGATCGAGCTCCTCGATGCCCTCCGACTCGGTCGGCTCGACCATCAGGGTGCCGGCGACCGGGAACGACATCGTCGGCGCGTGGAACCCGAAGTCGATCAGCCGCTTCGCGATGTCGTCGACCTCGATGCCGGCCTCTGCCTTGAGCACGCGGGTGTCGAGGATGCACTCGTGGGCGACCCGGCCGCTCGCGCCCGTGTAGAGGACGGGGTAATGGTCGCGCAGCCGGGTGGCGATGTAGTTGGCGTTGAGGATCGCCATCTCGGTCGCCTCCCGGAGACCGGCGCCGCCCATCATCCGGATGTACATCCAGGGAATCGCGAGGATGCCGGCCGACCCCCACGGTGCCGCCGCGATCGGGCCGGCCCCGGTGGGCGGACCGGCGACGGGGTTCAGCGGATGGTTGGGGAGGAACGGCACGAGGTGGGCACCCACACCGATCGGTCCCACTCCCGGCCCGCCGCCGCCGTGCGGGATGCAGAACGTCTTGTGGAGGTTGAGGTGGCTCACATCGGCGCCGAACTTGCCCGGCTGGGCGAGGCCGACCATGGCGTTGAGGTTGGCGCCGT encodes:
- a CDS encoding LLM class F420-dependent oxidoreductase, which encodes MVKVGIQIQPQGTSVAEMRTAWQAADRMGADSIWIWDHFYPLFGDPDATHFEAWTLLSTMAADTSNAMLGTLVTGNSYRNPELLADMARTLDHVSEGRMYLAVGAGWFERDYTEYGYEFGTVGSRLRQLETDLGRMKDRLGKLNPPPVGSLPILIGGSGEKVTLRLVAEHAQAWNTFGPPENLERLNGVLDDWCAKVGRDPSEIERTVAVQGDDVHDIGRYVDAGADHVIVMMSSPFDLAPLQSLIDQRDA
- a CDS encoding LLM class flavin-dependent oxidoreductase; the protein is MEFGLFFNGYLPGPAAHDPESEHLMLMREAEYAIHADKFNWKYTWFGEHHALTEYSHMSAPYPFMGYVAAKTERIHVGSAITSFPTTKEHPVRIAERAAMMDHLSEGRFEFGTGRGAGSHEVATFGGTELSVTKSMWDEVAHEIPRMWEQKDYSYEGEHFSVPKPHNILPKPYGKGHPPMWVACGNPATFAKAGGHGIGAIAFNFEPIHNLKGRVEAYKEAAENVTDQIGQFQNNNVMMTNAVICLEDREEARAMAKRNLRGYRVTMVNLYHDSMPQSPDAIVWPHPTNKFELDDDTLDYAIREGYMLCGNPEEVCEQVQAYEKVGCDQVAFGTPDEGYTHEQTIEMIEVFGKYVIPEFDKDPVHSTTRQREAAERRFPMFNGPVDPIVDMAEPPAFPISI
- a CDS encoding crotonase/enoyl-CoA hydratase family protein, whose product is MAETHDLLVERDGHILILTMNRPERFNALSGAMLIRMYDAYEEASNDPDIRCIVVTGAGGNFCAGADLRAMAGDAKDGDPMDTAARMAEDPDIVYKALFRHYRPTKPIVAAVEGVAIAGGTELLQAMEIRVAGESARFGVSEARWSLYPMGGSAVRLPRQIPYTQAAEILLTGKHLLAPEAKDIGLIGHVVPDGSALEKAMELANVVAENGPLATAAITRTLHECDGMELDDALRHEWEYGQAVFASNDAKEGPKAFAEKRTPKFTGT